GGATGGGGCGGCGGTGTCGGTTTCCGTCTCGGGACGGCTGCGCGTCAGTGCCGCCGAAGGATTGCGCGCCGCGATACTGGCGGATATGGGCCTGACCATCACGTCGGACTGGATGTTCGCGCCGGAACTGGAACGCGGCGCTGTCGTGCGGGTGCTGGAAGGGTGGTCGTTGCCCCCCATCGATCTCTGGGCCGTTTTTCCGGCCGGTCGCATGATGACCGCGAAAGCACGCCAGTTCGCAGGATTTGTCGAGGATCTGATGAATTCGATGGTGTGAGCGGTCTCGCAGGCAATTTTCAGAATGGACGCTCTACCCGACGACAACACTGGCATGTCGTTTTACATATGCAAGCGCCATGTCGATGGCGAGTTCTAATGGACGGGTTTCGCGGCTCGTTTTCGCCAGAATTATTCCACCCTGGACCGCCGCGACCATCGCCACCGCCACAGCGGCAACATCCGTATCCGAGTCCAGCTGACCGATCTGCCGCATCCGGCGCAAGCCGTTCTCGATGACGTTGCTCCAGTCTGAAAAGCTCTGCCTGAGCTGAAGCCTTGCCTCTTCCGACTGTGTGGACAGCTCGCTGGCAAGCGAGCCGATCGGGCAGCCACCGATTCCGCCACTGGCCCGAAACGCTGCGATAATCATGTCGCCCCATGCACGCAAGGCGACGAAGGAATCCAGCCCACCGAGAGACTTTGCGTTGGCGGCCAGGATCCGACTGGTTTGCAGGTCGATGACGTCGCGAATGAGCGCCTGTTTATTGGCGAAATAATGATAAAGCTGGGATTTGCT
This genomic stretch from Gluconacetobacter diazotrophicus PA1 5 harbors:
- a CDS encoding TetR/AcrR family transcriptional regulator, with translation MTRERTITNRPLTPRGAATKQRIVEGAAELIYLHGAENVSLDTVMEVTNTSKSQLYHYFANKQALIRDVIDLQTSRILAANAKSLGGLDSFVALRAWGDMIIAAFRASGGIGGCPIGSLASELSTQSEEARLQLRQSFSDWSNVIENGLRRMRQIGQLDSDTDVAAVAVAMVAAVQGGIILAKTSRETRPLELAIDMALAYVKRHASVVVG